From one Gossypium hirsutum isolate 1008001.06 chromosome D08, Gossypium_hirsutum_v2.1, whole genome shotgun sequence genomic stretch:
- the LOC107963565 gene encoding uncharacterized protein, translated as MLRYQWKEAVRFWQSKKGKELSSGQKVGRLQLFEITHRKKDGSPMTPKAGEIIEKLKDKKAEYEAIASSESSVHLEDIDNQIIAEVLGPERYGRVRFQGSLINPTQYFGSSSRQYMPSTS; from the exons atgctgaggtaccaatggaaagaagcggttagattttggcaatCGAAGAAAGGCAag gaactgtcgtccggtcaaaaagttggacgccttcaactttttgaaattacacataggaagaaagatggatctcctatgactccTAAAGCTGGTGAAATTATC gaaaaactaaaggataaaaaggcagagtacgaagcgattgcttctagtgagagttctgttcatcttgaagacattgataaccaaATTATtgctgaagttttgggtcctgaaaggtatggtcgggttagatttcaaggatctttaattaacccaacccaatattttggatccagctcgcggCAATACATGCCTTCGACGAGTTAg